The following coding sequences lie in one Deltaproteobacteria bacterium genomic window:
- a CDS encoding TRAM domain-containing protein produces the protein MNVARTVLRLLLVAVCSVSGYLLAAQLPALEALGTWGKLLGALVGFIFALLALFIERIIKRVPLKVIFGSTLGLFLGLVIAQLLGYAFSGLQNSAIRISISVILSCVFGYIGLVLGGKKVEEFKWPSWSFLSKGTAKKGGAKILDTSVIIDGRIADICATGFVEGPLIVPQFVLEELQQIADSADNLKRARGRRGLDILNRMQKDDFVEVKIVDQDFQRVQKVDAKLVALAQEMNAKIVTNDFNLNKVAQLQGVTVLNINELANALKPMVLPGEVLHLQIMREGKEQGQGVAYLDDGTMVVVENASRYLGREVEASVTSI, from the coding sequence GTGAATGTGGCACGAACAGTACTTCGCTTGCTGTTGGTAGCGGTGTGCTCCGTCAGCGGCTACTTGCTCGCGGCCCAGCTTCCAGCGCTGGAAGCCCTTGGCACTTGGGGAAAATTGTTGGGGGCACTTGTCGGCTTCATCTTCGCATTATTGGCATTATTTATAGAGAGAATTATTAAGAGGGTGCCCCTCAAAGTCATATTCGGAAGCACGCTCGGGCTTTTTCTCGGCCTGGTGATTGCTCAATTGCTGGGATACGCTTTCAGCGGTTTGCAGAACAGTGCCATCCGCATTTCTATCTCAGTCATCCTGAGTTGTGTCTTTGGCTACATAGGCCTCGTTCTGGGCGGCAAAAAGGTGGAGGAATTCAAATGGCCGAGTTGGAGTTTTCTCTCCAAGGGGACGGCAAAAAAAGGTGGTGCCAAAATCCTGGATACCAGTGTTATCATAGATGGGAGGATTGCCGATATCTGTGCGACTGGTTTCGTGGAGGGACCTCTCATAGTACCGCAGTTCGTTCTGGAAGAACTCCAGCAGATTGCCGACTCGGCTGACAACCTGAAAAGGGCCCGCGGCCGCAGAGGTCTGGACATACTGAACCGGATGCAGAAGGATGATTTTGTGGAGGTCAAAATTGTTGACCAGGACTTCCAGAGGGTGCAGAAGGTGGATGCCAAGCTGGTGGCGCTTGCCCAGGAGATGAATGCCAAGATCGTCACCAATGACTTCAACTTGAACAAGGTGGCCCAACTCCAGGGTGTGACCGTGCTCAACATCAATGAATTGGCAAATGCGCTCAAGCCTATGGTGCTGCCGGGCGAAGTCCTCCATCTCCAGATTATGCGCGAGGGCAAAGAGCAGGGTCAGGGTGTGGCCTATCTCGATGACGGCACCATGGTAGTGGTTGAAAATGCCAGCAGATATCTGGGCAGAGAGGTGGAGGCTTCGGTCACCAGCATA
- a CDS encoding CarD family transcriptional regulator has protein sequence MFKVGDLAVYPAHGVGIVEAIESKTISGTRQDFYILRILENDMIIMIPVNNVDSVGLRQVIDVGEVPKVFEILKEKEVTIDNQTWNRRYREYMDKIKTGSLFDLAEVMRDLCMLREDKELSFGERKMLDTARSLLVKEISIAKQADERQVEKDILEIFGD, from the coding sequence ATGTTTAAGGTTGGTGACCTCGCCGTGTATCCGGCACACGGGGTTGGAATTGTGGAAGCGATCGAAAGCAAGACTATTTCTGGAACACGACAGGATTTTTATATCCTCAGGATTCTCGAAAATGACATGATCATCATGATACCGGTCAATAATGTGGACAGTGTGGGCTTGCGTCAGGTCATAGACGTCGGAGAGGTTCCCAAGGTATTTGAAATACTGAAAGAAAAGGAAGTTACCATTGATAATCAGACGTGGAACCGACGATATCGGGAGTATATGGACAAAATAAAGACCGGCTCACTTTTTGACCTGGCAGAGGTCATGCGAGATCTCTGCATGCTGCGCGAAGATAAAGAACTTTCCTTTGGAGAAAGAAAAATGCTGGATACGGCTCGCAGTCTGCTGGTGAAGGAAATATCCATAGCCAAGCAAGCAGACGAACGGCAGGTAGAAAAAGATATTTTGGAGATTTTTGGAGATTGA